In Manis pentadactyla isolate mManPen7 chromosome 8, mManPen7.hap1, whole genome shotgun sequence, the following are encoded in one genomic region:
- the SFRP5 gene encoding secreted frizzled-related protein 5, with the protein MRAAAGGVRAAALALLLGALGAPARGEEYDYYGWQAEPLHGRSYSKPPQCLDIPADLPLCHTVGYKRMRLPNLLEHESLAEVKQQASSWLPLLAKRCHSDTQVFLCSLFAPVCLDRPIYPCRSLCEAVRAGCAPLMEAYGFPWPEMLHCHKFPLDNDLCIAVQFGHLPATAPPVTKICAQCEMEHSADGLMEQMCSSDFVLKMRIKEIKIENGDRKLIGAQKKKKLLKPGPLKRKDTKRLLLHMKNGAGCPCPQLDSLAGSFLVMGRKVDGQLLLMAVYRWDKKNKEMKFAVKFMFSYPCSLYYPFFYGAAEPH; encoded by the exons ATgcgggcggcggcgggcggcgTGCGGGCGGCCGCGCTGGCGCTGCTGCTGGGGGCGCTCGGGGCGCCGGCGCGCGGCGAGGAGTACGACTACTACGGCTGGCAGGCCGAGCCGCTGCACGGGCGCTCGTACTCCAAGCCGCCGCAGTGCCTCGACATTCCCGCCGACCTGCCGCTCTGCCACACCGTGGGCTACAAGCGCATGCGGCTGCCCAACCTGCTGGAGCACGAGAGCCTGGCCGAGGTCAAGCAGCAGGCGAGTAGCTGGCTGCCGCTGCTGGCCAAGCGCTGCCACTCGGACACGCAGGTCTTCCTCTGCTCGCTCTTCGCGCCCGTCTGCCTCGACCGGCCCATCTACCCGTGCCGCTCGCTGTGCGAGGCCGTGCGCGCCGGCTGCGCGCCACTCATGGAGGCCTACGGCTTCCCCTGGCCCGAGATGCTGCACTGCCACAAGTTCCCCCTGGACAACGACCTCTGCATTGCTGTGCAGTTCGGGCACCTGCCCGCCACCGCGCCTCCAG TGACCAAGATCTGCGCCCAGTGTGAGATGGAGCACAGTGCTGATGGCCTCATGGAGCAGATGTGTTCCAGCGATTTTG tgctcaagATGCGCATCAAGGAGATCAAGATAGAGAATGGGGACCGGAAACTGATTGGAGcccagaaaaagaagaagttGCTCAAGCCGGGTCCCCTGAAGCGCAAGGACACCAAGAGGCTGCTGCTGCACATGAAGAACGGCGCCGGCTGCCCCTGCCCACAGCTGGACAGCCTGGCCGGCAGCTTCCTGGTCATGGGCCGCAAAGTGGACGGACAGCTACTGCTCATGGCCGTCTACCGCTGGGACAAGAAGAATAAGGAGATGAAGTTCGCAGTCAAATTCATGTTCTCCTACCCCTGCTCCCTTTACTACCCCTTCTTCTATGGGGCTGCTGAACCCCACTGA